A single region of the Ctenopharyngodon idella isolate HZGC_01 chromosome 21, HZGC01, whole genome shotgun sequence genome encodes:
- the aldocb gene encoding fructose-bisphosphate aldolase C-B produces the protein MTHQYPALTTEQKKELQDIAQRIVAPGKGILAADESTGSMAKRLNPIGVENTEENRRLYRQILFSADERIDKCIGGVIFFHETLYQNADDGTCFAKMIKDRGIVVGIKVDKGVVPLAGTNGETTTQGLDGLSERCAQYKKDGADFAKWRCVLKISDTTPSELAIMENANVLARYASICQQNGIVPIVEPEILPDGDHDLKRCQYVTEKVLAACYKALSDHHVYLEGTLLKPNMVTAGHSCPTKYNSQEIAMATVTALRRTVPPAVTGVTFLSGGQSEEEASVNLNAINNCPLAKPWALTFSYGRALQASALAAWRGVKDNEKAATEAFIQRAEANGLAAQGKYVSSGTDGAAGQSLYVANHAY, from the exons ATGACGCACCAGTACCCCGCACTCACAACTGAGCAGAAGAAGGAGCTGCAGGACATCGCTCAGCGTATTGTAGCTCCTGGGAAGGGCATCCTTGCTGCAGATGAGTCCACAG GTAGTATGGCAAAGCGCCTGAACCCAATCGGCGTTGAGAACACAGAGGAGAACCGTCGTCTTTATCGCCAGATCCTTTTCTCTGCTGACGAGCGCATTGACAAGTGCATTGGTGGTGTTATCTTCTTCCACGAGACCCTCTACCAGAACGCTGATGATGGCACATGCTTTGCCAAAATGATCAAGGACAGGGGCATCGTTGTGGGAATCAAG GTTGACAAAGGTGTTGTCCCTCTGGCAGGAACAAACGGAGAGACCACAACACAGG GGCTTGATGGCTTGTCAGAACGCTGTGCTCAGTATAAGAAAGACGGAGCGGACTTTGCCAAGTGGCGCTGCGTGCTGAAGATCAGTGATACCACTCCCTCAGAGTTAGCCATCATGGAGAACGCTAATGTCCTGGCTCGCTATGCCAGCATCTGCCAGCAG aatggCATTGTGCCCATTGTGGAGCCAGAGATTTTACCGGATGGTGACCATGACTTGAAGCGCTGCCAGTATGTTACAGAGAAg GTCCTTGCTGCCTGCTACAAGGCCCTGTCTGACCATCATGTCTATCTGGAGGGAACTCTTCTGAAACCCAACATGGTGACAGCTGGTCACTCCTGCCCCACCAAATACAACAGTCAGGaaattgccatggcaacagtgacAGCCTTGCGCCGCACCGTTCCCCCTGCAGTAACAG GTGTGACTTTCCTCTCTGGAGGTCAGAGTGAGGAGGAGGCATCCGTCAACCTGAATGCCATCAACAACTGCCCTCTGGCAAAACCCTGGGCCCTCACCTTCTCTTATGGACGTGCCCTGCAGGCCTCTGCCCTGGCTGCCTGGCGTGGAGTCAAGGACAATGAGAAGGCCGCCACAGAGGCGTTCATCCAGCGTGCTGAG GCTAATGGATTGGCTGCTCAGGGCAAGTACGTCTCCAGTGGAACCGATGGAGCAGCAGGACAGTCCCTTTATGTGGCCAATCATGCCTACTGA